Proteins encoded in a region of the Etheostoma spectabile isolate EspeVRDwgs_2016 unplaced genomic scaffold, UIUC_Espe_1.0 scaffold00018827, whole genome shotgun sequence genome:
- the LOC116682684 gene encoding GTPase IMAP family member 1: MKSLIYASPGPHAFVIVVKIGRMSKTNVALLEMLPELFGDEAQKYTMLVFTHGDELGGQSMDQKIQSSSCVSALVSMCAGGYCVFDNKERKSQRQVRDFMKKINEIVSANEGKHCTSDMFKMAETFIKEAVRTGTAGSDQEQREAAQRRMQLFVSRRWWRICCCFTSCCCSASGSEDEHEALLTVTTDYRSCERPVQITGLST; this comes from the coding sequence ATGAAGTCGCTAATCTACGCCAGTCCAGGACCACATGCCTTTGTTATTGTGGTGAAGATTGGCAGGATGTCCAAAACCAACGTTGCCCTACTTGAGATGCTACCGGAACTATTTGGCGATGAGGCCCAGAAGTACACCATGCTGGTGTTCACTCATGGAGACGAGTTGGGAGGTCAGTCCATGGATCAGAAGATCCAGTCCAGCAGCTGTGTGTCAGCCCTGGTCTCCATGTGTGCTGGGGGATACTGTGTGTTTgacaacaaagaaagaaaaagccaaAGGCAAGTTCGCGActtcatgaaaaaaatcaacgaGATAGTGTCAGCCAACGAAGGAAAGCACTGCACATCCGACATGTTCAAGATGGCCGAAACGTTCATAAAGGAAGCTGTGAGAACCGGGACAGCTGGAAGCGACCAGGAACAGAGAGAAGCTGCACAGAGACGAATGCAGCTTTTTGTTTCCCGGCGCTGGTGGAGGATCTGCTGCTGTTTCACGTCATGCTGTTGCTCAGCCAGTGGGTCAGAAGATGAACATGAGGCTCTTTTAACGGTCACAACAGATTACAGGTCATGTGAGAGACCGGTACAGATTACAGGTCTGTCCACGTAG